In Henriciella litoralis, the genomic window TCCGATGCGACGATTGGCTATGAGCGTAACTCATACTTCCTGCCGGCCTATCAGCAGGACCGTATCCATTCGGCGTTCACCCGCGGCAAGCTGATGGACTGTTTCGGCATTGTCGAGGAAGGCCGCGTTTGCAAATCCAAGCCTGAAATCGAGGTCATGAAGAAGGCCGCCCGCGCAACTGAAGCGGGCATGAAGGCCGGGATCGAGATCGCTGCGCCTGGCGTCACCGAGAATGAGATCGGGGCCGCGATTTCCGCTGCGATGTTCGAAGCTGGCGGTGAACCGCCTGCCGTGATGCCGTATGTAACGTCCGGCCCGCGCTCCATGATTGGCCATGCGACATGGGAAGGCCGCACCGTTCAGGACGGCGAACACGTGTTTCTGGAAGTTGGCGGCTGCTACCGACGCTACCACACCGCCATGATGCGGACGGTCGTGATGCAGGACAAGCTGTCTGCCTCGATGCGCAGCGCCGAAGAGCAGATGCAGAAGGCCTTGAAAGAACTTCGCACCGCCGTCCAGCCCGGTCTGACCGTATCCGACGCTGACAAGATCGTCCGTGACATCATCAGTGATGGCACGCATGGCGGCTCACTGGTGACGCGCTCGGGCTATTCCATCGGCATCGCTTTCCCGCCGAGCTGGGACGAAGGCTACATCCTGTCGCTGATGCAAGGCGATCCGCAGATCCTCAAGGAAGGGATGACGTTCCATATCATTCCTTGGGTCTGGGGCGTTGATGGCGACAAGACGGTCGGCATTTCCGATACCTTCCATGTCACCGATACTGGCTGCGAGAGCTTTTTCTCCATGCCCGAGGAATTCACCCTCAAGCCCGGCGCAGGAAAAACGATCGAAAAATCGAAACCCAAAAAGACAAATGGTCACAAAGCTCCGACCGCCTGAGGCGTCGGCGACCAGACAACACATCAGGAGTACCAGATGCTGAAAGCCGTCAATCCGGCCACCGGCGCCGTCGTGCGTGAGGTTACCCCGGACACAGATGCAGAGATCAATGCCAAGCTCGACAAGGCCGTTTCCGCTTACAAACTCTGGAAAGAAAAGAGTTTTGCCGAACGCGGTGCGCTGCTGAAAGCTGTCGCGGCCTATATGCGCGAAAACATCGACACGCTCGGCCCGGTCATGACCGAAGAGATGGGCAAGCCGAAGAATGAGTCCATCGGCGAGGTCGAAAAATCAGCCTGGTGCGCCGTTCACTATGCCGACAATGCTGAAAGCTATCTGTCTAGGCAGGTTCTGGAGTCAGATGCGACGCTATCCTACGTCCAGCATCTCCCCATCGGCCCTATTCTTGGCATTCTGCCCTGGAATGCGCCTTTCTGGCTGGCGTTCCGGTTTGCGGCCCCTGCCCTGATGGCGGGCAATTCCTGCGTCATGAAGCATGACCCGAACGTGCCCGGCTGCGCCGAGGCAATCGAGAAGTGCTTCGTCGAAGCTGGCGCGCCGGAAGGCCTCTTCCAGGCGCTGTATGTTGAAACCCCACGCGTGGAAGCAATCATCCGCGACAAACGGGTGCGCGGCGTCTCCTTCACCGGGTCCTCGCGTGGCGGCGCAGCGGTGGCCGGCATCGCCGGGTCTGAGATCAAGCCAGCCGTGCTCGAGCTGGGCGGCTCTGATCCGTCAATCGTTCTGGCGGATGCCGATTTTGAGAAAGCGACCGACATTCTGACGCTGTCGCGCATCATCAATGCCGGGCAATCCTGTATCGCCGCCAAGCGTATCATCGTTGAAGACAGCGCCTATGAGACGGTGAAAGACCTGATGGTGAAGAAGCTCGGCGCTCTGAAAGTGGGCGACCCGACCTCTGAAACCACGGATGTCGGGCCAATCGCACGCGCGGAACTCAGAGATGGCCTTCACGCGCAGGTCACAAAGACGATCAAGGAAGGGGCAAACTGCCTCATGGGCGGCGAAATACCGGATGGGGACGGTTTCTTCTATCCGGTCACTCTCTTGGCCGACGTGAAGCCTGGCATGTGCGCCTTCACCGAAGAAACATTCGGGCCTGTCGCGGTTCTCATTCGCGCGAAGGATGAAGCGCACGCATTGGAAATGGCCAATGATACCGACTATGGCCTTGCCGCCAGCGTGTGGACTGACACCGCTCGCGGGGAAGAAATGGCGGCCAGGATCGACGCCGGACAGGTGAGCGTGAACGGCATTGTGAAGACCGATCCACGCCTGCCAAGTGGCGGCACAAAATCGTCCGGACTCGGACGTGAACTCGGTCCCCATGGCATCCTGGAGTTCGTCAACGCACAGCAAGTCTGGATCGGCCCAGTCAAACCTGCATGACCTTGTTATTACCTGAAAAGAGGCCTCAACTTCTTTTCAGGTTACAACCGTAATCGGACAAATTTGTCGCAAGTTTTGCCTGAGCATTTCAGCGAGACTTTATGCCTGCATTGTAAACCAGCCCGTTGAACCATTCGTCCGACCTTGGACGAGAACAGAAAGTTCCGGGGCTCAAATGGCATCGATTATCTCAATTGCAGGCAAGAGCTTCATCATTGCGCTGGCGGCTGTTTGCTGCCTGGGGACTGCGCAGGCCGTTCCACACCCCGTCGGCGGAGACCTGAGCAGCGCAGCCATGACGAGCGAGAACGGGCCGGTTCATACTGACCTTTCTGTCGTTGTGAACCGCTCAACGCCGATCGACATTTCGCGTCCGTTCAAACGGATCGCCGTGTCCCAACCAGAAATTGCTGATGCGTCTCCGACGTCGAACAGCCGCCTCTATGTCCGCGGCCGGTCCATCGGCGCGACAAACATTCTCGTTTATGATGACGTTGGCCAACTGGTCGAGATCATCGATGTTCGCGTTCAACATGACCTCGGCGCCATTCATAGCGATGTCGCTGCGCTGTTTCCGGATGTCCGCCTCAATCTACGAACGGTTGCCCAGCGCCTCCATGTGCGCGGCGAAGTCCCTGACCGCGCAACAGCGATTGAGGTCATGCAAATCGCATCGAGCTACGCGCCGGACGCTGTCATTGATGCCCTGTCGGTGTCCGGGTCTGAGCAGGTCATGCTGGAAGTCCGCTTCGTCGAGGCTTCGCGCGAAGATGTGCAGGAAATCGGCCTCGGCACTGAAGTCAGCCGCGCAGGCGACTTCTTGTTTGCAACGAGTTCACGCCTGTTGTCCGGCGAGGCACCGAAAACATTCGCCGCGCTGTTAACCAGCGCAGGCAACGTCAATATCGACGTCTTCCTCCGGGCGCTGGAAGAAAAGGGAATTATCCGCACGCTTGCTGAGCCAAACCTGGTCGCAAGGTCAGGCGAAACAGCCAGCTTCCTGGCGGGCGGCGAGTTCCCGGTCCCAGTGGCCGCTGACGAAGATACAGTAACGATCGAATTTCGTGAGTTCGGCGTCAGTCTCGACTTCACCCCGACAATCCTTCCGAACAATCGGATGAGCATCCAGGTGCGGCCGGAAGTCAGCCAACTTGATCCGCGCAACTCGGTACGCCTGTCAGATGTCGAAATCCCGGCACTGAGCGTGCGCCGCGCCGACACCACGGTCGAACTTGGTGATGGTGAAAGCTTTGCGATTGCCGGGCTTATCCAGAACACAGTCGACAGCACGTCAGTACAGACGCCCTTTCTGGGAGATATTCCAGTCCTTGGCGCCCTCTTCCGGTCTAACCGTTTTCGCGAAAACGAGACGGAGTTGGTGATTATCATCACCCCGCGCCTGGTGCGCCCTGCCCCGGCTGGGACGCGTCTGGAAGACCCGCTGACAAGTCATCGTGAGCCATCCGAAGCCGAGAGACTTCTGCTGGGCAAGCTCGACGACCAACAGGCCCCAACCATGGGGAGCGCTGTGACAAGCAATATCGGCACGCAACTGGTTCGACCCGACCTCGGCTATGTGCCGGTGCGCGGGGAGCAGTGAGCACGATGACTTCCCCCATGATCAAAAAGGGGCTGACCCGCCTCCACAGCTTTGCCCCCCGCTGGCAGGATAATGTCAGTGAAGCCGCCAGTACGCTGCAGACAGTTGCAGTGACCCATCACCGCGATGTGAACCAGCTGCTGGACGCCGCCAGCAATGAAGTCGGCAGCGTTGTGCTGGTTGAGTATACGGGCGACTTTGACCTCGTGAAATTCATGATCCGCGTGTCGGAAGTCGCCCCCTCCCTTCCCGGTATTGTCATCGGGGAGAACATCCCCGTCCTGGCAGTGAAGCGTCTTCTGACGATGTCGCGCTGGGACATGCTGGATGCGCCCATCAACGCCGCGCAGCTGGGAGACACGCTGGAAACGATCTGCCGCGATCAGACCTCCAAATCAGATGCGACGTCAGGTAAGTGCTGGACTGTGACGTCTTCGGTCGGCGGCGCTGGCGCAACACTGGTCGCCGTCGAGATGGCGTATCAGCTCAGCCAACGCGAGCAAGATAACAAGGTTTGCCTTGTTGACCTCGACTTCTTCGATGGCGCCTGTGCCTCCTATCTCAACTGTCCGTCGAACCTCAATCAGTCCGCCCTGACGCAGAGCGCAGACCGTATCGACGAGGCGCTGCTGCAGGCCTTCATCACGCAGCACAAGAACGGAATTCATCTTCTGTCTGCGCCGCGGTCCAAACGGCTGTGGAACTCAATCAAGACCGAGGCCATCCTGAAGGTGCTGGACATCGCATGCGCCAACTATGACTTCGTGATCATTGACCTGCCGCGTTGGCCGTCCCCCTGGGCGCCATCAGTGGTCACCGGGTCTGACGAAAACATCGTGATGAGCGAACTGACCGTTCCGGCGCTTCATGCGGCCCGGAATCGGGCCGAAGAGCTGGAAGACCTATCCGAGGGTATTGCGCGCCCGCGGATCGTACTGAACCGGATGACCAAGAAGGTCTTTGGGAACACGGTGACGGTGTCACAAGCCGAAGAAGCCATCGGACGACCCGTGTTCGCGACGATTACATCTGAATGGGATGCGGCTGTTTCGGCAGTGAACTTTGGCCAGGCCGTAGGTCAGGCCAAGCCTGGAAACCGCATCTCCAAGGACATCTCGATGATCATCGAGACCCTCGAAGCTGGCGGTAGCGTCGTTTCGGAAAACCCCAAGACCCGAAAGAGGGCATAAATGGCCAGATTTTCCCTATTGTCGAAGGCCAAAGTGCTGGACCCGGTGGACGATCCGGTCGAGGCAAATGATCCTCCGGAAGTTGATGCCACCGAAGAAAAAGCGGGCATTTTTGAAGCTGATGACGCCGCTCCGGAAACGCGTGAAGAGCAAGATGAAGGGCCCGCCTTTGACCTGCTTGAAGCCAAGCTAAGGGTTCACAACAAGCTGATCGATGAGCTCGACCTGTCGATGCTCGACAAGCTCGACGAAACGGAAATGAAGCGTCAGGTCGGACGGCTTGTCGCTGAGATCGTTCGCGAAGACCGCATTCCGATGAACCAGTCGGAAGTCGCTGAATTTGCCGACTCTGTCTATCATGAGATGACCGGTCTCGGCCCGCTTGAGCCCCTGCTCGCCGACCCCACCATCTCCGATATTCTGATCAATGGCGCCAAGCAGGTTTACGTCGAACGCCGCGGTGAGCTTGAGCTTTCAAACGCGAAGTTTCGTGACAATGCCCACCTGCGCCGCATCGTTTCGCGGATCGTCTCGGCTGTCGGCCGCCGGGTTGATGAGAGCCAGCCGCTGGTCGATGCGCGCCTTCTGGACGGGTCGCGCGTCAACGCGGCCGTCGAACCGGTCGCGATTGACGGCCCATTGGTCTCCATCCGGAAGTTTTCCAAGAAACCACTGACCCTCGAAAAACTCATCGGTTTCAAGGCGATGCCGAAGGAAGTGGCAGAGTTTCTACATGCCGCCGTGAAGTGCCGCGTCACGACATTGATCTCTGGCGGCACCGGGTCTGGCAAGACCACTTTGCTGAATGCTCTCTCCGCAGCGATCAGCCATAAGGAACGCCTCATCACGATCGAGGACGCCGCCGAACTTCAGCTGCAGCAGCCGCATGTCGCGCGCATGGAAACCCGTCCACCAAACCTTGAAGGCAAAGGTGAGATCCGCCAGCGCGAACTGGTGAAGAACGCGCTTCGTATGCGCCCTGACCGGGTGATCCTTGGCGAGGTTCGCTCTGAAGAAGCATTCGATATGCTACAGGCGATGAATACCGGCCACGAAGGCTCGATGGCGACCATCCACGCGAACAATCCGCGCGAGGCGATCAGCCGTCTGGAGCAGATGGTGGCGATGGGCGGTATGCGCATTTCATCTGAAGCCGTACGTGGCCAGATTGCGTCTGCCGTCGGCCTTATCATTCAAGCCCAGCGCCTATCAGATGGTTCGCGCCGTATCACGCATGTGACCGAAGTCACCGGCATGGAAGGCGAGATTATCCAGATGCAGGACATCTTCACTTTCAACCGGCTACGGACCGAAGAGGATGGCACAGTGGTTGGCGAGTTCCGTGCGAGCGGCCTGCGTCCCAAATGCCTTGATGACATGCAGCGGCGCGGCGTTCACCTGCCAATGGAGTATTTCGACCCATCCCAGCCACTGATGCGGGTGCCATAAGCGCAGATGAGCTTCAGTATCATCATCTATGTGATGGCCTTTTTCTCGGCCTTTCTGGCGGTGCAATCGCTGCTGGGTTTTGGCAAGACGGCGCTGGCAAAGACGCGAATAAACCGCCGACTTAAGGTCAAGGATGGACAAACATCCGTTGCTGAACTGATCGTCGAACTGCGTCGGCAGCGCGGTCTGGACAAGGATGGCAATCAGCGTCTTGCGATGCGGTGGTTCAATGATCTCGTCACCCAGTCAGGCCTCAATTATGAGCCTGCAAAATGGGTCGCGATTGCGGTTGTGCTGGCCGCTGTCGCAGGCGCTGTGACGTGGTATTTCACGCGCAGCTATATCTATCCTGTGCCAGCAGCTATTGGTGCCGGCACCCTGCTGCCGATCATGTATCTCAAGATGAAGATCGGCGGGCGTGAGAAGCAGATGGGCGCGCAGCTGCCTGACGCGCTGGAAGTCATCGTACGCAGTCTTGAAGCCGGTCACCCCGTTCCGACAGCTGTGGCTCTGGTTGGCCGCGAAATGCCGGACCCGATCGGGTCTGAATTCGGGCTGGCCGCAGATGAAATCTCCTACGGGTCGAGCCTCGAGGAAGCCGTTCGCAAACTAGCTGAGCGTACTCGCCAGCCTGATGTTGAGCTGTTTGCCGCAACGGTCAGGCTACAGGCGCGGACCGGGGGTAATCTGGCCAGCCTGCTGAAAGTGAATGCCCATACGGTGCGCGCACGCCAGAAAATGCGGCTGAAGGTACAGGCCGCGTCGTCGGAAGGTCGGGCCTCTGCCCTCATCCTGACGTCGGCGCCCTTCATCGTCATGGCCGCGATGCACATGCTGACCCCGCATTTCTACGGCTCCGTCATCGACGAAAAGATTGTCCAGTATGGCCTCGGTGGCTGCCTTCTATGGATGGCGCTCGGCAATCTGATGATGCGCAAAATGATCAATTTCAAGGTGTGAGGAACCGACCCCGTCATGCCTTTTGAAACCCCTGCCCCGGATACGCTGGTGATCTCGATCATCGCGCTCGCCATGTGCGTCGTCACGATCGTTCTCGGTTCGACCATCTTCAAATCATGGCGCAGCAAGCGTCAGGTTTCAGACCGCCTGAAAGGCGACCGGTCGGACTCTCGCACCGACTATGCGCCGGAAAAGCCGCGGAACCAGCTGATTGAATCGATCGGCAAGCGGTTCTCCAAGCCGGACTCGGCCGACCTCACCAAGCTGCGTCATCGTATGATGCAGGCTGGCTATTACTCGAAGACGGCGCCCTATCTGTTTATCGGGCTGCGCTTCATTGCGTTGATCCTGCCCCAATTGGCACTGATTGCGGCCTGGCCGATGATTGACCAGTATATGCCGAAGAACGGCCTGCTCATGGCATCCGGCGCGCTAGCCGTCATCAGCTTTGTCGCGCCGTCTTTCATCCTCGATAAAAAAGTGTCCAAGCGCGAAGACGAATACCGTGAGGGCTTCCCTGACATGATGGACCTGATGGTCGCGTGCGTGGAAGCTGGTCTCAGCCTCGATGGCGCGGTGCAGCGGGTTTCGGAAGAGCTGGTGCAACGCTTTCCGAACCTGGCAGACCATCTGAAGATCATGAACCTGGAAACGCGGGCCGGACGTGCGCGAACCGAAGCCTGGAAGAATTTTGCTGACCGCCTTGGCCTGGAAGAGGCACGCGCGCTCGCAACGATGCTGCGTCAGTCAGAAGAGCTCGGCACGAGTGTTGGCGAGACATTGCGCGTCTTTGCCGCTGACATGCGCGAGAAGCGGATGCTCTATGCTGAGGAAAAGGCGCTCGCTTTGCCCGCAAAGCTGGTTGTGCCGCTGATCCTGTTCGTCTTCCCGTCCCTGCTGACGGTGCTGATGCTGCCAGCGGTGGTGCGGATGCTGTACGTGTTTAGCCAGACCTGAGCGCTGGGAAGCTGCTGGAGATACAGTTGCGAAGGCGTCAGTTCGACAGATCCTGACCAATGACGGTGGCGGAGATGTCTGGCAGGTCAACGAACATCCAGCCAGAGCCGGAAATAATGCCATAGGAGAGCGGCACACCTTCCAGCCTGACGGTCACAATCGGCTGCAGGCCGCCTGGTGCGCCATAGACCTCATTCAAGGATGAGGTGTACTCAACCGTGACGTATTTCTCCTCAATGAGCGGGAAGATATCGCACATGCCGCGGCGCTCACGCAGAGGCTCCGGCGCGCAGGAATTGTCGGCGCCGTAGATGAGGCGCGCCATGGCGGCTGAATCGTAATTGCCGACCGAGCAGCTTTTTGTCTTGCCGCTGCACACCCTGGAATAGTCCGGCACATAGGCACCAATTTCAGCCCATTCCTTCGTCTTGATATCCTGAGAGACAGGTGTCGAAACCGCAGCAAGACGGGCACCCGCGCGCACGGCCCTTTGCCCGGTATTCCATTGGAAGAAGGCGGCCATCAGCTCAACCAGCACAATCAACACGAAGATGACAACTGTGCCGACCAGCGCGAACTCAACCGCGACCGCACCGTCTGTTTTTCGGAGATCTCGCAGCTTCATTAGCGGGCCCCGAATGCACGTTCTTCATGGAAGCCCGATAGCTCAAGATCGCCAAGCCCGACGAGTTTCAGAAGGCCGAGGCCGTCATATTCATAGCGTGTCTGCATGCGCACCACATAGATCGCGTCACCGCCGCGCAGGACGGTGTCTCCCCCGTCTTCGCCGCCCGTATTCGCAACGCTTTGAATAGTGACCGTCACATCGTCCGTGCTCCAATCCTTCACGATCGGGTCTCCCGTGCCAGCTGGATTGCCTTTGACCGCAACATTCCGGCCGAAGGACTCCACGCTGGCAGGCGCTGGTGAGCGGGACAGATAGGCAGCCCCGGCCGAGAGACCGGACTCAATCTTGTGAATGGTGAGCATCAGATAGGCCCCATCGATCACGGCGAGGCCCGCAAAGAGCAGTACCGGGGCGACAAGCGCCGCCTCGACGGCGGCGATACCGCGCTCGGACCGCTGCCAGCGGCGAAGACGAAATTTGCCGATCATCGCACAACCCGCGCGACTTCTACGATCCGGGCTTCGTCAGAGGCATCGACAGGACCGATCAGCTCGCCCCAAATGGTGGAGTCTGATCCGTCCGGCATTGGCTCCGTCACGAACACTTTCCAGAACGCCTTGACCGGCAAGTCGCCCGCCGAAGCACCGGATATCCCGTATTCCTCTTCCAGGCGCATACAGTCGAGCACCGCCACTTTGAGGATACGGCGGTTCGAATCTGCAGGCGTGCTGCCCGTATAGCATTGAGGCGCGCCATTCTCGGGCGTTGTCGAACTGACATATGATGGCGTGCCTGGAATACGGGATGTCTCAATTTCCCAATTATAGACTTCGTATCGAGTTGGCTTTTCAGGTGAGACGGTCCCGGTCGAATAATTGAAGGTGAAGGTCTGGCCGGCAATGACCGCACTCGTCGGCGAGCCATGATTAATGGCGAAATAGGAGGTGGCGTCCCAGTCGCCATCACCCAGCCGGCCACCGAGATCTGTGCAGCTATCGGTCAGGAAGCACTGATCTCTCGGCAGACCCATTGCCAGCGGATCGACCTCCGGGGAACAGGCCGTTCCGGAGTATCCCTTGGTCACGTTTGGCGCCGGGGCATATTCGGGATCATTCTTTTTTGTGGCGTACGTCCCGGTATAAATATCGAAGCGGGTATTGAAGCCGGCTTCCACCGAGGCAACCGTCCCGGTTCTCAGTTCTACGCCTTCGCGTGAATAACAAAGCTCTGGCTCGGTAACGGCCATGGCGTCCTTGAGCGCCGCGGCGCCGCTTTCATCCGCTTGAAGATAGCCGAAATTTCCGGGGTAGTATTTCGCGCTCGGCCCGCCCTTGTCCTTCATCAGGACGAGACGGCGACGGAAACTCCGGTCTTCTGCGACATCGAAGAGGTCCTGAACCGGATTATTTTCATAGGGGTTGCACATGAAAATGGGCGCAGCATTACAGATGCCGGGGTCTGTCTTTGCGACCGACGTCGCCGTCAAATCAAACTGGTCCTGCCCATTGAACAGCGAGACCGGGAAAAGCGTGGAAATCCGCACCGGCTCAACAGTGACTTCGGCATAGACCGCATCGCCCGGAACATCCGTCTCGTAATCGGCCGTGATCGGGTCATAGTCGCTTGCCGGAATTGAATAGAAAAACCGGACACCAGAGACAGAAATGTTGCCCCGGCCATCATCGCCGAATCGCTGCTCATTTTCGACGAGGCGTGTAATCGCGACATTCGCCCGGCTGATGGCATCTGGCCGCCCGTCGAGTTCATAGGCTGCTGCGCGGGCAAAGGAATCTGCGGCCGATTGAAGATCGTTTTCGAGCGCGTTCATACGGCTCAAATCAACTGATAGCGCGGCCACGACCATGAAGGCTGGCGTGACGATGGCCGCCCATATGGCAATGCCCCCCTGCCGGTTCCGCGGCAGGTGGCATAATCGCCGCAAGCTGGCAGGTATCAAATTACCGGCTCGACGGGACAACATGAGACGATGTCTCTTCTCCGAGGATAACTTCGATCGTGGCAGACGCTGGGCTAGTTGCAATGCGAGGCGCCGGACGTGGCGCCGCAGAGGCGACCTGCTTCGGCCTGGCTTCCTTTTCTGCGCCAAGCGTAACAGCGTCGGCTTGCAAGAATTCCTCATCAGCGCTGCCGCGAAGCGCAAAGGACAGAAGGCCCCGTTGCGAAGCGACAGAAAGCTGCTGAGCCTGGTCGAGCGTGACGGACAAGGTCGCGGTCTTGAAGACACCCGGGTTTTCGCCGGTCATGTCATCATTGAGATCGACGCCCAGCACTTCGACATTCTGGGCCAGGATCTTCGAGACGAGGTTAGCGGCACTGCCTTGCGGATCAGAATTCTCTGTGAAGATCACGTCCACCCGGTCCCCCGGCAGAACGAAGCCGCCAACGCCGGAGACGTCCGTGGTGCGAACCGTGAAGGCACGATAGCCCGGCTCGATACGTGTCGACATGGAGGCGCGCATGCCGGGTGCGAGCAGCATGTCCTCGACCAATAATTGACCGGCCTCAAGGCTAACAAGCGTGCGACGGGATTCGCCGCTCAGTTCCAGCGCCTTGAACGACTCAAATGAGCCGAGCGGCACCAGGGTCTCTTCGCGCTGAGCGATTTCGAACCAGGCTGGATCCAGTACGACGCCGCGCGGGATATCGCGAACCGCCACCAGGACAGGTTGCGTCACAGTTTCGACAGGCGCGGCGGCCTGCTCTGCCAGCTCAGCATCATCCTTGCTGGATGAGCCCAGCCACAGCCGCGCCCCCAATATGGCGGCAGCGCCGAATACGATCGACAGGATCAATGTGACAACGGGTGAAATCTGCATGGCTTTTGGCCCTCGGACTCGAGTTCAACCGAAGTCCTAGCCAAATGCATTTAAGTCTCTGGCAAAGC contains:
- the cpaB gene encoding Flp pilus assembly protein CpaB is translated as MQISPVVTLILSIVFGAAAILGARLWLGSSSKDDAELAEQAAAPVETVTQPVLVAVRDIPRGVVLDPAWFEIAQREETLVPLGSFESFKALELSGESRRTLVSLEAGQLLVEDMLLAPGMRASMSTRIEPGYRAFTVRTTDVSGVGGFVLPGDRVDVIFTENSDPQGSAANLVSKILAQNVEVLGVDLNDDMTGENPGVFKTATLSVTLDQAQQLSVASQRGLLSFALRGSADEEFLQADAVTLGAEKEARPKQVASAAPRPAPRIATSPASATIEVILGEETSSHVVPSSR
- a CDS encoding pilus assembly protein TadG-related protein, with amino-acid sequence MLSRRAGNLIPASLRRLCHLPRNRQGGIAIWAAIVTPAFMVVAALSVDLSRMNALENDLQSAADSFARAAAYELDGRPDAISRANVAITRLVENEQRFGDDGRGNISVSGVRFFYSIPASDYDPITADYETDVPGDAVYAEVTVEPVRISTLFPVSLFNGQDQFDLTATSVAKTDPGICNAAPIFMCNPYENNPVQDLFDVAEDRSFRRRLVLMKDKGGPSAKYYPGNFGYLQADESGAAALKDAMAVTEPELCYSREGVELRTGTVASVEAGFNTRFDIYTGTYATKKNDPEYAPAPNVTKGYSGTACSPEVDPLAMGLPRDQCFLTDSCTDLGGRLGDGDWDATSYFAINHGSPTSAVIAGQTFTFNYSTGTVSPEKPTRYEVYNWEIETSRIPGTPSYVSSTTPENGAPQCYTGSTPADSNRRILKVAVLDCMRLEEEYGISGASAGDLPVKAFWKVFVTEPMPDGSDSTIWGELIGPVDASDEARIVEVARVVR